Genomic window (Sulfurovum sp. NBC37-1):
ATCTCAAAACAAAAAACATACCGGTAAGGATATAAGATGATCATTTGTGCAGGAAAGAGCGAACAGTTCGATTTCGCTATGCCCGTAGGGGTGGGAATGATGGAGGTTGCGATCAACCTCACCCGACTCTGCGAAGCCAAAAAACCGGACTATATCCTATTTGTAGGTACAGCGGGTTCCTACGGGGAGAAGAAGATCTTCGACATCATCGAGTCCAAGACCGCAGCCAACATAGAGAACAGTTTCTTTACAGGTGGTTCATACAGCCCGCTTGACAATGTTGTTACAAGTGTTATGGATGTTTCACGTGAAACAATCGTGAACTCCTCGAATTATATCACCACAGACAAGAAGATGGGTCCCTATTATACAGCACAGAATGTGCATATCGAGAATATGGAGTTCTTTGCCGTGATGAAAGTCGCCCAGTTTTACAAGATCTCCGCCGGAGGTATCTTCTGTGTGACGAATTACTGTGATGAAAATGCGCATGAGGATTTTGAAAAGAATCAGAAAGAGGCGATGAAGCGTCTGGATGCTTACGTAAAAGAGCGGGCAAAGAAGTAAAAGTGTAGGTCGGGGTGTCCTCATCCCGACCTACGAAAGAATTGAAATGAAATCAAGAATTAAAATACAGTATATGGAGGCAAGCAATGCCGACGCATAAAAAAATCATACAGGACCTCACCAAAGAAGAACTTGCAGAAAAGATCAAGCCTGCTTTCCGCTCCAAACAGATCTATGACTGGATCTACCACAAATACGCTGCCTCCTTTGAGGAGATGAAAAATCTTCCAAAAGCAATGCGGGAAGAACTAGACGCAGAATACACGCTTGCACCCCTTAAAACAGTTACGGTACAGGACAGTATGGACGGCAGTCGGAAGTATCTCTTTGAACTCCATGACGGACATACAGTCGAAGCCGTGCTTCTCCTGATGCGTGACAAAGAATATCATGAAGATGGCTCTGTAAAGCATCAGGAGCGCTATACAGTGTGTATCTCCTCCCAGGTAGGGTGCAAGGTAGGGTGTGCCTTCTGTTTGACCGCAAAGGGCGGTTTTATGCGAAATCTGACTGCCGGTGAAATCGTTGAACAGCTCCGTATGATCAAAAAGGACAATGACATCGCTGCCAACCGTCGTGTCAACATCGTCTTTATGGGAATGGGTGAGCCTCTTGACAATCTCGAAGCCGTAGCAAAGTCTGTCAAGATATTCGCAGAAGAGGAAGGTATGGCTATTGCCCCACATCGCCAGACCATCTCAACCTCCGGCCTCTCGTCAAAGATCGAGAAGCTTGGCAAAATGGAGCTTGGCGTCAACCTGGCCATCTCCCTGCATGCTGTTGATGATGAACTACGTCAACAGCTTATGCCTATCAACAAAGCCTACAATATCGAGTCGATCATTACCGCAGTAAAGAATTTCCCTGTCAACGACAGAAAGCGTGTGATGTTCGAGTATCTTGTCATCAAGGATGTCAATGACGATATCTCAGCGGCAAAGAAACTGCTCTCCCTGCTTGACGGCATCAAAGCCAAGGTCAACCTGATCTACTTCAATCCTTACGGGGGTACGGAATTCAAACGGCCTTCCGAAGCAGATATGAAAAAGTTTCAGGAGTATTTAACCAAAAGAGGACTACATTGCACCATCCGTGAGTCCAAGGGGCTTGATATTTCAGCCGCCTGCGGACAACTGCGGGAACAAGAACTTGAGGGAGAGATATAAATGCCTGATGTGCAGATAGCGTTATTGGTTTTTATCGTTTTGGTTGTGGGTGTCGGCGGCGGCTGGTTTATTTATGAAGCGAACAGGGATGAGTAGGTTATTGTTTCCTGTGAAACAAAAGCATAACATCTGAAATCACCTCCACAAAAGTTATCTTGACTTTTACTTTATTCAAATTTCTTCTCCCTACTCTTTTTTAAAAAAGTAGGGAAAAAAACGTCACATCGGTACACTGCTGCTCAGTGACAAAAGAAGCATATTTACTCAACAATTTCATATTCGGCGATAGCCTATCTATTAATACAATACATTGTCGTGTCGAACGACCTTGAAAGCGAAGCGATTCGAGAGACACGACGCTTTTTTGCTTCGTTTTTTCTAAAAAAATGAAGAGAGTAGCACGCCTCGAGAATAACTTGGAGGCAACTTTACAAACAAACACAAATTAGCTTTACCTTTTAGAAAATTTTGATCGTATGAAAATTGTTTTAGCAGTGCGTGTTTACGCACCCTACAGAGAAAATGATTTACTTCTTGTTGAAGGTACGTTCATCTTTCGGACAGATAAGGTCATACATCTGTCCAAAATCACTCTTACTTTTTATATGAAACCTATTCCCATAAGTGAAAGAGAGTGTATGCGCATGCAGCATCAGACGTCGTGCTCCCGTCTCCAGGAAACGTTCTTCTTCACTGATCTCATCTTCGAGATATCGGTTGGCAGTATCAAATGTCGTACCATAGATCGGATCACCAAGAATAGGATGTTTCACGTGAAACAAATGTACTCTTATCTGGTGTGTTCGTCCTGTCTGTGGGTAGCAGGCTACCAGTGTGGCATCAAGTCTTTCATTGTATCGAAGAGGTATAAAATCTGTGTGTGATGCCTTGCCCGCATCAGAGATAAAAACTTTGTGCTTGACCCGACTGTAGTCATTGTTTATCTTGATCTTTTCCGAGACCGAAAAAGGTTCGTTTAGCCTGCCATCCACCCAGGCGAGATAGCTCTTTTTGATCGTTTTGGCCTCAAAGGAATTCTTCAGATGCGTTTCTGCTTTTTTATGCTTGCTAGCGAGCAGCAATCCCGATGTTTCCATATCTATGCGGTGTGTCGCATTGGCATTGTCGCCACTGATATGACGTATCTCGTCAAGCATTGAATAGGGGGTTGACATGGTATTGGGATGCACCAGTACGCCGGAGGGTTTTTCAAAGATCATAAAGTCCCTGTTAGAGAAGAGTGGACATCTTCCCTGTGAAGCCGCTTTGAAATATACTACTTCCACTTCACCTTCTACGGAGGCACCGGTATTGAAGATGGACTCACCGTCTATCAGTAAGCGTCCTTTTGCCAATACCCGCTGTGCCTGTCCCTGTGTAAAGTTGAATTGTCTCATAATGAACAGAAAGGCAGGCATCTTATGTTTCACGTGAAACTTCTCTTTGACAAATGGCATATGTTCTAACCCTTATGTAACTGCTATTTTGGTAGAATAATACCAAAATTTTACAGACATAAAGGTATGGCATGGTAGAAAGATATTCACGAGAAGAGATGGCGAAGAACTGGACGATGCAAGCAAAGTATCAGGCATGGCTCGATGTAGAGCTTGCCGTGGTCAAAGCATGGAACAGGATAGGGCTTATCCCTGATGAGGATGCAGAGAAGATCGTAAAGAATGCGGGTTTTTCCGTAGAGCGTATCGATGAGATCGAAGCGGTCACCAAGCATGACCTTATTGCATTTACCACATCCGTTTCCGAAACACTGGGGGAAGAAAGCCGCTGGTTCCACTACGGCATGACAAGTTCCGATACTGTCGATACTGCCGTAGCGCTTCAAATGGTACGTTCCCTCAAGATCATCATCGAAGATGTGAAGATGATGATGGAGTCCATCAAGAAAAGAGCGATTGAGCACAAAATGACGCTGATGGTGGGAAGAAGCCACGGGATCCATGGTGAGCCCATCACATTCGGCCTAGTTCTGGCCGTCTGGTATGACGAAATGGCAAGACATCTCGAGAACCTCGAACAGACCATGGAAGTGATCAGGGTAGGTCAGATCTCAGGCGCTATGGGTAACTTCGCACACGCCCCGCTCGAGCTTGAAGAGTACGCCATGGAAGAGCTTGGACTCAAACCTGCTCCGGTATCCAACCAGGTGATCCAGAGAGACCGTTATGCACGTCTGGCATCTGCATTGGCGCTTCTGGCCTCTTCCATTGAAAAATTCGCGGTACAGGTACGTCACTGGCAGCGTACAGAGGTTTATGAAGTGGAAGAATATTTTGCCAAAGGACAGAAGGGGTCTTCGGCTATGCCCCATAAAAGAAACCCGATCCTTACGGAGAACATCACAGGACTGGCACGTATCATCCGAGCCTATGCTGTGCCGGCTATGGAAAATGTGGCGCTTTGGCATGAGAGAGATATCTCCCACTCTTCTACGGAGCGTTTCTGGCTTCCGGATTCATTCATCACTTCAGACTTCATGCTCCACCGTATGAATGGTGTGATCGCCAACATGACCGTGATGCCGGAAAATATGATGAAGAACCTGAACCAGACCGGCGGACTTGTATTTTCCCAGCGTGTGTTGCTTGAACTGCCTAAAGCAGGTGTAAGCCGTGAAGATGCTTACAAGATCGTGCAGCGCAATGCCATGAAAGTATGGGAAGAGATCCAGCAGGGAAAACCTACCGTCAATGAAAAAGGAGAATCTCTCTACCTTCAGTACCTTCTTGCAGATGACGAGTTACGCAAATCTCTCAGCGAAGAGCAAATCCGTGACTGTTTCAACTACGACTACTATACGAAGAACGTTGACAGGATCTTCGACAGAGTGTTCAACAAGTAACACGATACGCGAAGGGTGGGGAATCCCGCCCTGCAAAATTACCTTTTTAATCATAATATTTCTTCAAAAAAATTTCTTATATTTTCACCAGTGCCCACCCAGACAAGCTTTCAGAAAGTATCATCTTTCCTTATAACAATATTGGCTAAAAATGATACAGAAATTAACAAATCTACAAGTATATTTTCTGTAAAATCGTTTCAAGTTTTCGCTCGAAAATGAGCGTATTTTTTAACTACCTGGGAGTAACAATGGTCAGAGTTGTAAAGCGTAACGGAAGAGTAGAGACACTGGATGTATCCAAGATCCAGAAATATACATCGGCAGCTGTCGAAGGGCTTGACGACGTAAGTCAAAGTGAACTGGAAGTTGATGCCAAACTGCAGTTCCGTGACATGATCACTTCCGAAGAGATACAGACAACGCTCATCAAAACAGCTGTTGACAAGATCGATATTGACAGACCGAACTGGACCTTCGTTGCCGCCCGACTTTTCCTCTATGACATTTATCATAAAGCAACAGGCTTTACCGGGTATAACCATCTGCGTGAGTACTTTGAACGTGGCGAGAAAGAAGGGCGTATCGTCCTTGGGCTTAAAGACAAGTATGACCTTGATGATCTCAATGACTACATCAAGCCCGAGCGTGATCTGCAGTTCAACTATCTTGGCCTTCGTACACTGTATGACCGATACCTTCTCAAAGACAGGAACGGTGTACCCATCGAACTGCCGCAGCAGCTTTTCATGGGTGTTGCGATGTTCCTTGCACAGAATGAATTCGACTGTCAGACCTGGGCGAAGAAATTCTATGACATTTTGAGTAAATTCGAGGTCATGGCGGCAACCCCGACACTCTCCAATGCCAGAACACCACGACACCAGCTCAGCTCATGCTACATTGGGTCCACGCCTGATAACATCGAGGGTATTTTTGACGGATACAAAGAGATGGCGCTGCTTTCCAAATTCGGTGGCGGTATCGGTTGGGACTGGACGCTTGTTCGCGGTATGGGCTCCTATATCGACGGTCACAAACATGCTGCAGGCGGTATCGTACCTTTCCTCAAGATCGCCAATGACGTTGCCATTGCGGTGGATCAGCTGGGGACACGTAAAGGTGCCATAGCCGTCTACCTGGAACCATGGCATGTGGATGTCCGGGATTTCCTTGATCTCAAGAAGAACTCCGGTGAAGAGCGCCGACGAGCACATGATCTCTTCCCTGCACTCTGGCTGAACGACCTCTTTATGAAAAGAGTTGAAGAAGATGCAACGTGGACACTTTTCGATCCGTTCGAAGTGACAGAGTTGACAGAACTTTACGGTGAGGAGTTCGAAAAAAGATATGTGGAGCTTGAACACTCCGATGCAGACATCACCAGGGAAGTCATCTCTGCAAAAGGTCTATGGAAAGAGATCCTCCGGTCCTATTTTGAAACGGGGAACCCTTTCCTGACCTTTAAGGATGCTGCCAACAGAGCCAACCCGAACAAACATGTCGGTATCATCAGGTCTTCAAACCTCTGTACGGAAATC
Coding sequences:
- a CDS encoding purine-nucleoside phosphorylase, whose product is MIICAGKSEQFDFAMPVGVGMMEVAINLTRLCEAKKPDYILFVGTAGSYGEKKIFDIIESKTAANIENSFFTGGSYSPLDNVVTSVMDVSRETIVNSSNYITTDKKMGPYYTAQNVHIENMEFFAVMKVAQFYKISAGGIFCVTNYCDENAHEDFEKNQKEAMKRLDAYVKERAKK
- the rlmN gene encoding 23S rRNA (adenine(2503)-C(2))-methyltransferase RlmN: MPTHKKIIQDLTKEELAEKIKPAFRSKQIYDWIYHKYAASFEEMKNLPKAMREELDAEYTLAPLKTVTVQDSMDGSRKYLFELHDGHTVEAVLLLMRDKEYHEDGSVKHQERYTVCISSQVGCKVGCAFCLTAKGGFMRNLTAGEIVEQLRMIKKDNDIAANRRVNIVFMGMGEPLDNLEAVAKSVKIFAEEEGMAIAPHRQTISTSGLSSKIEKLGKMELGVNLAISLHAVDDELRQQLMPINKAYNIESIITAVKNFPVNDRKRVMFEYLVIKDVNDDISAAKKLLSLLDGIKAKVNLIYFNPYGGTEFKRPSEADMKKFQEYLTKRGLHCTIRESKGLDISAACGQLREQELEGEI
- a CDS encoding RluA family pseudouridine synthase encodes the protein MPFVKEKFHVKHKMPAFLFIMRQFNFTQGQAQRVLAKGRLLIDGESIFNTGASVEGEVEVVYFKAASQGRCPLFSNRDFMIFEKPSGVLVHPNTMSTPYSMLDEIRHISGDNANATHRIDMETSGLLLASKHKKAETHLKNSFEAKTIKKSYLAWVDGRLNEPFSVSEKIKINNDYSRVKHKVFISDAGKASHTDFIPLRYNERLDATLVACYPQTGRTHQIRVHLFHVKHPILGDPIYGTTFDTANRYLEDEISEEERFLETGARRLMLHAHTLSFTYGNRFHIKSKSDFGQMYDLICPKDERTFNKK
- the purB gene encoding adenylosuccinate lyase; translation: MVERYSREEMAKNWTMQAKYQAWLDVELAVVKAWNRIGLIPDEDAEKIVKNAGFSVERIDEIEAVTKHDLIAFTTSVSETLGEESRWFHYGMTSSDTVDTAVALQMVRSLKIIIEDVKMMMESIKKRAIEHKMTLMVGRSHGIHGEPITFGLVLAVWYDEMARHLENLEQTMEVIRVGQISGAMGNFAHAPLELEEYAMEELGLKPAPVSNQVIQRDRYARLASALALLASSIEKFAVQVRHWQRTEVYEVEEYFAKGQKGSSAMPHKRNPILTENITGLARIIRAYAVPAMENVALWHERDISHSSTERFWLPDSFITSDFMLHRMNGVIANMTVMPENMMKNLNQTGGLVFSQRVLLELPKAGVSREDAYKIVQRNAMKVWEEIQQGKPTVNEKGESLYLQYLLADDELRKSLSEEQIRDCFNYDYYTKNVDRIFDRVFNK
- a CDS encoding ribonucleoside-diphosphate reductase subunit alpha; its protein translation is MVRVVKRNGRVETLDVSKIQKYTSAAVEGLDDVSQSELEVDAKLQFRDMITSEEIQTTLIKTAVDKIDIDRPNWTFVAARLFLYDIYHKATGFTGYNHLREYFERGEKEGRIVLGLKDKYDLDDLNDYIKPERDLQFNYLGLRTLYDRYLLKDRNGVPIELPQQLFMGVAMFLAQNEFDCQTWAKKFYDILSKFEVMAATPTLSNARTPRHQLSSCYIGSTPDNIEGIFDGYKEMALLSKFGGGIGWDWTLVRGMGSYIDGHKHAAGGIVPFLKIANDVAIAVDQLGTRKGAIAVYLEPWHVDVRDFLDLKKNSGEERRRAHDLFPALWLNDLFMKRVEEDATWTLFDPFEVTELTELYGEEFEKRYVELEHSDADITREVISAKGLWKEILRSYFETGNPFLTFKDAANRANPNKHVGIIRSSNLCTEIFQNTAPNTYKTRFTFTDGSIESYDENEMLTVDNGTTKPAKKVTALDSLGGKQIWIVDKEKIDGDTAVCNLASINLSKIHTKEDIARVVPTAVRMLDNVIDLNFYPLAKVKRTNEKSRSIGLGVMGEAQMLAENQIAWGSHDHFTKIDEVMESVSYYAIEASSNLALEKGKYPTFDGSDWSKGIFPIDKANENACKLVDRGGLFGYSHDWTALREKVKTDGMRNGYLMAVAPTSSISILTGTTQAIEPVYKRKWFEENLSGLIPVTAPKLSPDTWQYYTPAYDLDQNVLIKAGAIRQKWIDQGQSLNIFITLDKASGKYLNEIYMNAWKFGLKSTYYLRSQSPESSNDVEDRSQECVGCQ